A portion of the Stigmatella aurantiaca DW4/3-1 genome contains these proteins:
- a CDS encoding shikimate kinase — MPERSAHARRLLLEQLLDAVDPRLKSRLQRALLLPGPLALPSTEQTVVLAGHRSAGKTRLLPLVAELLGRPGVDLDAELERTTGRALKNWVAEDPTTFRAAERRTLQEMPPGSLVAVGGGFLSHHPEALTGCFTLIVPVSFETYRERLLADTTRPRLRSGMSLEEEISTVFHEREAMHHRVPTVPLEDLLRTFWREERP, encoded by the coding sequence ATGCCGGAACGGTCCGCCCACGCGCGGAGACTTCTCCTCGAGCAGCTCCTCGACGCCGTGGATCCTCGTTTGAAGTCCCGCCTCCAGCGGGCGCTCTTGCTGCCAGGGCCTCTGGCACTCCCCTCCACGGAGCAGACGGTGGTGCTCGCGGGCCACCGTTCCGCGGGAAAAACGCGGTTGCTGCCTTTGGTGGCAGAGCTCCTGGGCCGCCCCGGCGTGGACCTCGACGCGGAGCTGGAGCGCACCACGGGACGGGCCCTGAAAAACTGGGTAGCCGAGGATCCCACGACATTCCGGGCTGCTGAACGCCGGACGCTCCAGGAAATGCCCCCGGGGAGCCTGGTGGCGGTGGGAGGGGGGTTTCTCTCCCACCATCCGGAGGCGCTGACGGGGTGCTTTACCTTGATTGTCCCGGTCTCTTTCGAGACTTATCGCGAGCGCCTGCTGGCGGACACCACCCGCCCGAGACTCCGCTCGGGTATGTCTCTGGAAGAGGAGATCTCGACCGTGTTTCATGAACGTGAGGCCATGCACCACCGGGTGCCCACCGTGCCGCTGGAGGATCTGCTGAGAACGTTCTGGCGCGAGGAGAGACCATGA